The nucleotide window ATTCTGAGATCTATGTGACTTTCTTTTAGGGGTATCTGTCTGAGAACTGAATCGTGTCATTGATAAACCTTCTCGTCAATATACACTGACAATTTGTAATTACGTTAGGAGGACATAGGATCAGGGTCACTGATGTATCTCTGATGGAATTCAACCtggctttcttttttattttaagctAAATAATCTTTGTTGGCGACATGAAAGCATCTCTTTCGGCACAATGGAAGATAGCTTAGTTTATATGTAATGACACATTTCATCTTCATAGCTGATGAACAAAGTCATTATGCCAGAGTTCAAGCTTGGTAGCATTTTACCAATTTATGAATATTCTAAGACTCTCTTCAAAATGTTGACTATTCTTCTTACTTGCCCATCAACTATGATTGTTATCACATATTGATATGGTCATGGTAGTAATTCTGGTTTTAGTCTTTAGTACTAGTGATATCTTTCTTGTTTCGTTCTGTGTTTATTATAGTGATGATTGCTGCAGTGATTCCAATGTGCTTGGTTTTCTAACATGGTTAACTTGTTTGAAGATGCGCTTGGTTTTCTAGCATAGTTAACTTGTTTGAAGTTCTAGCTGCTGCTAGAGTTTGATGCTACCTCTAGTGCTCGATACAATATGCTCATGTTCACTAAACATACTGTATTTGTTTTCCATGCCTGTTCTGCATTTTTTTAGCTTGAAGCTGTGATTGAAGCTGAGAAGCAAGCTGCTAGGGACTTGATCCGGGAGAAGAGGAAAGACCGGGCATTGCTTGCACTTAAGAAGAAGAAAACTCAAGAGGAGCTGTTGAAAAAGGCTGATGCTTGGCTAATAAATGTTGAGCAACAAGTATGCATTGATTTTCTAATTGGTATATCATTTGTTGTGGTGTATATATTGTTTCACTTTATATACTATAATAGAGGTGTAAAGTGCCTATATCTTCCGTGGATTGTCTTCCTGAGAGtggcttttctttcttctttagtTGGCAGATATTGAGCTAGCAAGCAAGCAGAAAGCTGTATTTGAAAGCTTGAAGGCAGGAAACAATGCCATTAAAGCTATACAAAGTGAGATTAGTCTGGTAGATGTTCAAAAGCTGATGGATGATTCTGCTGAGGCTAAAGCTTATCAGGAAGTGAGATATCTGTTTATCTATTTCCTACGTCTCCAGTCACTGTTGCTCCTAACTGAACATTTTGCAACTTCACTTTCAATTCAAGTTATTTTACCAAATGAATCTCGTACTTGAAAAAAAGAAGCCTGTATTGTTGGTCTATGATAAGCTTACAGAATCTGAACCCAAGATTGGCTCTGTGAATTATCAAATTATATGTTAATTTGCTACTTTAGATTGACTGGAAAACTTGCCACTTTCTGACATAGACATAAGCCTAATGTCTTTGGCCTAGTTAGGCCTGAGCCCGAAACTGCAGAGCATTCTTGATCTTAATTGCATTGGTCTTTGATGCGAAAAGAAAGACATTAGTTGCGGAATGAGGGTGTGGATGGGAAGTGGTTCAAGGAGGGTTAACACTGATTTGGAGGGACCATAAGGTCAAATGCTCGAAGCATATGCTTGGAGTTGAGGTACTCGAGGACGGAGATAAGAGTGGCATATAGATTTATGACATATTATTTAGAATTTTCCAGTTCATTTCAATGTTAAATTTGTTGCTGATCAGGGATGATATGGTGAGAATATATTAGTGTTTTGAAGTCCTACTTTGGCATTAAGTTGGTTTTTTAATAGCCTTGGGTAATTGTTATACAACAATTGTAGTAGCTTTTCTTGTGAGGTTGTAAAAATTACAGACTCTGTTTTTATAATCCTCACCTTTACTAGAAATAGTACCAACTACcatgttttcttttctatttctttCTTGGAGAATGGGTTTGGAAAATCCTATTCACTTATTTGAATTGAAGTTTCTAAGGTTTCAAAGTGTAGTTTTGATTATTTACTTCATTCTGTTTGGAAAATCCCATTTAGAGATGtgattattttttccttttctcgATAGGTTTAGTCATTCAATGGTATGATAAACTTTTATCATGCTCTCTTTGATCTGAAAGTGAGTTAATTGCCGACTTCTAAAATTTATCATTTGCTTTTTGCACTTGTTGAAGGAAATAAATGCAATTCTGGGGGACCGTCTTTCTGCCGAAGACGAGGAAGAAGTTTTGGCAGAATTTGAAAATTTGGAAACTGAGGCAAGTTTTTTCGTTAACTTTTTGGGCTTTTCTGATATCATACTGAGTATTTGTTATACTTCATCTGACTATTTTCAAATACTCAAGTTTAATATCAATTATCAGTATGCATATCAAAACAACCCCTGTTATTCTCTTCATTTCTGCACGAGGGGCCACATGATGTAATGATGTATACACATCAGTGGTTTTGGAAAGCATGCAATATGAGAAAATGTTTTCTTCACACATTGTAATAAGTGACTTTGAAGCATCATCAAGTTCTTCCCTGCCAATGATATTGCTGATCCTTATTTAAGCTTTTATATCACTTGATAAGTTTGTGTGTCTCCCATGATTGTCAGAATTTATGCTTGCCTTTTCTGATGATATTTGTGACTCTTGGCTATTTATTGGAACATTTTGTACTGCAGATTACCCTTCAATCCATGCCTACTGTTCCTGCTCAATCAGTGCCAGAAGTAGAATCTCAAGTTCAGAGCACAGAAGATGAACTTCTTGATCTTCCAGATGTACCATCTGGTGTGAAAGACATCTCAACTAGTTCAGAGAGAAAAACAAAAGGTTTTTCTCTTACAAGCTTGAAGAACTTGCGTATGTAGTAATCATGATTCATAGAACTGTCACGCATAGTTATGACCTGACTGTTTATGTTTTGTTTGAAAtgcagttctggaggaaccactaCCGGCTTGATTGCCCAAATGAACATAAAGGGGATTTCATTATTGCTCAACATTTGTGGTGGTTCTTGGATTTGTAACATTTCCAAGGATAACTCccatcttttctttctggtctcagttGGCTTCTTCCTCAGCACGCACATATGTGTTGAGCTTAGAGATCGAAATGAAAGGCTCTTTTTCCCTTAGAGGCTCTTTTCTTTTGCGTGTACAAAGAACTCAACTGATAATAACCAATAAAACCGAATGTAACTATATTCTCTCATTTCTTAGCTCGATCTGAAATAGGATAATTTATACTGTCTAATCAAAGATCTtttggtttttttctttttttttgatgtTGCATCTATTTCACATTGTTGATGCTTTGGTCCACTAGCAAGGTTGTCAGTGGGCATAACAAGTTTGGTCCAtactgatgcttgtcaactaaatTTTTCTTAGTTCAAGTTCCAAATTCTGACTGtagatttatgattttttttctttaattgtctAGCCTTGTAATTGAGCACCTCAGTTGACAGAATTTATCATAGCTGTATGAGTTACATGGTCTTTTGATCTGTCAATTTCATCTTTCAGATAAGAAGATCTGATGTATTTGGAGTCTGCATCTTCTTTGGAGCATTATTCGTGTTCAGCCAATAACACCCACTACTAACTCATTCTTAACATGGAAGGCAAAGTGATGCTGTTTCACAACTCATTATGAAATACTAAATTCTATTCAATGTTCCAGCTTGTGACTATGTAAGTTGTATGCAAAACCTCCAATATGATTTGGCTTGTTGGTGACCTATTTTATACTATTTGTTTGTTGATCTTGAACAATAAATTAAATGTTAGACCATTGTTGGTAATGATAATTCCATATTTCTTCTCAACTTATTTCTGTTTGATAAAGACTTCTATCCCATTTGCTTTTTTTGCTCTCTGAAGTTTGAATGACAGAAATTGTGTTTATTTACTTTTCCTCAAGTGTTAAAAGGATGTAGTTAGATTCTCTTTTATGACCACTCCACAAGTATATATGCATACCCTAAACGAGGAAAGTAGGGGGTAAGATCGGGTACGATTCGCTTGGTATCGGACCATAGGGTATAAAATCCAATATGCTCGCCCGATTCCCATGCCTTTGAAATTTGGAACCATAGTTTTCTTATACCCGTACTTCGGATCGGATCTGTATCGGGTTATTTTGGGACCTACGATCCGACAACAACCCTTATTAAAACTGTAATTGTGCCTCGCTGCGGCTAAACAAAATGGGAAAGCCAGGGGGAAAGGTGAAGGACGGTGGGGGAGAAGGAACGGCGCTGGCCCAAAACCCTACCTCTAATGAAGAGGCGGAGCATAGCAATGGCCTCAGCCGTAAGAAGAAGAGCAAGGCGAAGGACGGCGGTGGCAAAGGCAACggggagaaggagaaggttgAAAAGGAGGGCGCCTTCCTCCTGGGCGAGCCGACCTTCCTGGACCTAGGTAACGGGCGATTGCGTTGCGTGGAGACGGGGCACGAATTTCTCGCCAAGGACCGGGAGGCCTACGGCCGCACCAAGGCCTGCCGCCTCGCCCTCATCGATGCTGCCGTCGCCAGAAAGAAGCCACCCCTCAATATGTTCCAGCCCCACCCCACTTCCAAGTAAGCGGTGTTGTAAGTCGTAGAAGAAGAAGGATTTTTGATTCGTAGGTAGAAGACTGTGTGATAATGAGTTGGTTGCAGGTCGCAACTGGTGTGCAAGCTTACCGGAGACGCGGTTAATAAATCTGAGGAGCATATCTGGAAGCACGTCAGTGGAAAGAAATTCCAGAATATGTTAGGTATTCTTTGTGCAGAAatgaaaaaagatattttattatcCTACTCCTTTTTTTTTCGGATTGAAatatacttctttttttttttttgttggcttTCTGATTCATGTTGTTTCTTACTCTGaaaaattgagtttttttttgcTATATACATGTGGACAAATTTCCATCGTTTTTATTCAAGCCTTGCTGTTAAAAGTGATTCTGAGAACTGTGATCTCACGTACATACTATCACATAGCGAAGAGTTCGCCATTCAAGAGTTATTTGGATATGGAAATAATGTGGGTAGGAAGATGCAAAATAGAGGCAGTTGAAGGTCACGCAAAATGGAAGATTTTGATGTGAATCCATGAAAACTAATAATTAGAAGAGGGGTTGATGCTCCAAGACCAAAACCTCCAAAGTTGGGGGAATTGATAAGAATCTATCGAAATGACCTGGAATAAGTGGATGAGCAACTAACTCTGGGCTGGTTTGAACTAAAAACTAGTAGTTCCAACATGTTTCCCTAAGTTTTAAATCAATTACATCCAATTTATGTCTTTTGCTCTATTTGAGAAAATCACTCCAGTAATCTGAACAAACCAATATGATCTATCAAGTCCAATGATCACAATTTTCACCACCAACCTTGAAATTGATTCCAAGTCTGTGAATGTTGTTCATTTTTTGGACTAGTCATGAATAACTATTAGAaaagtttaaaataatattaatagttCTTGATCTGTTTTGGAATGATTTGGTTCTGGAGATCTATGCTAAGCTAACCT belongs to Musa acuminata AAA Group cultivar baxijiao chromosome BXJ1-11, Cavendish_Baxijiao_AAA, whole genome shotgun sequence and includes:
- the LOC135597159 gene encoding vacuolar protein sorting-associated protein 20 homolog 2-like isoform X2 yields the protein MGNVFVKKPKITEVDRAILSLKTQRRKLAQYQQQLEAVIEAEKQAARDLIREKRKDRALLALKKKKTQEELLKKADAWLINVEQQLADIELASKQKAVFESLKAGNNAIKAIQSEISLVDVQKLMDDSAEAKAYQEEINAILGDRLSAEDEEEVLAEFENLETEITLQSMPTVPAQSVPEVESQVQSTEDELLDLPDVPSGVKDISTSSERKTKVLEEPLPA
- the LOC135597159 gene encoding vacuolar protein sorting-associated protein 20 homolog 2-like isoform X1, with product MGNVFVKKPKITEVDRAILSLKTQRRKLAQYQQQLEAVIEAEKQAARDLIREKRKDRALLALKKKKTQEELLKKADAWLINVEQQLADIELASKQKAVFESLKAGNNAIKAIQSEISLVDVQKLMDDSAEAKAYQEEINAILGDRLSAEDEEEVLAEFENLETEITLQSMPTVPAQSVPEVESQVQSTEDELLDLPDVPSGVKDISTSSERKTKGFSLTSLKNLLLEEPLPA
- the LOC135597157 gene encoding uncharacterized protein LOC135597157, which translates into the protein MGKPGGKVKDGGGEGTALAQNPTSNEEAEHSNGLSRKKKSKAKDGGGKGNGEKEKVEKEGAFLLGEPTFLDLGNGRLRCVETGHEFLAKDREAYGRTKACRLALIDAAVARKKPPLNMFQPHPTSKSQLVCKLTGDAVNKSEEHIWKHVSGKKFQNMLEQKEMESHANAEAVEKNAKQSKKQFKSKKDQKKNAHESDSLTKKTKANSDDIIEPDFWVPPVGSRWDFDDGEDRWDSHENSDDDADGGTGLDGTSEKDDPETRKLAKRSKRTSKSVGLSSFVSRKKKIKKATTSPSEQQL